Proteins from a genomic interval of Colletes latitarsis isolate SP2378_abdomen chromosome 3, iyColLati1, whole genome shotgun sequence:
- the Egg gene encoding SET domain bifurcated histone lysine methyltransferase eggless isoform X2, with protein sequence MEVIELVSDEEAIEDNMKENKSPKTYNSTCINFQCCSGTDMRSAPSFACAFYGVNTEKKKKRMICKKCFSAALDHQKQLVAAFVDHKPLLKCEFPDHTMEVEISDSDDSDDEKKKDLYDEEKYLPDEMLISMEEMLDSTLKNILTKYDVDYQINEAHNILKEQLDNINEENEVLDRTVRDLMRTMDTLRNSLYDEFRPQIQMLQELQIDDDNQPEILPIEQDNKQVIALDLPPTGPLVRPQIDVDAIVYIMKHPLMPWIKGKVQTVVSKSPLHCRVKLLQKKYNSVIKSVFGKQTAPAIISQVIIPVGTRVVAVFRDVSSSNFYSGVIAEPPKATNKYRYLVFFDDGYAQYVEHGHIYLVAESSSKVWEDIPNESRDFVKKYIDTYPERPMVKLQTGQVVKTEWNGKWWIARVVQVDASLVQMHFDADGRTEWIYRGSARLGPLYLELLKANARQQGHHASVNTPSRHRLPVISNKSNLPYVEYTSNVENEEERISQAEKEQAPTISESTSVITSIAPQQTRAVARKSTSKKQTIVDTNTYNPTTETKPSHSIVYYQTQNKIQTKKFVSHKCGPQCVEGISFTPDDLRGYSPLSIPLLCGWNRQLCKYPKGKKITLYQAPCGVRLRNMEELHQYLRKTGSPMSVDLFDFDYWVHCLAEFVLDKCFINIKDLSYGVENVPIPCVNELDHTQPDTIRYSTQREPTEGVNLNLNPNFLCSCDCVDDCEDKTKCQCWQLTIQGATLGGRVPNTSVGYVYKRLPEPVTTGIYECNSGCKCAIKTCLNRVVQHPLTLKLQVFKTAPRGWGIRCLNDIPLGSFICIYAGRLLTEQGANEGGKNYGDEYLAELDYVEVVEGIKEGYESDVLEPEMPLSTPEDKKKSITSDDEDNTKTNGNDSDEDFDITKYVNFNVDSTEPSSIRKRLRKRKRDEPNHDGSEENSEDGSSTKNSENLMKPSINETRPNDQDTITISDEEENRSGRREPSRFDPTVEPAQLERPTFKSVRDFFGEDEAVYIMDAKTTGNIGRYLNHSCDPNVFVQNVFVDTHDVRFPWVAFFALNYIRAGQELTWNYSYDVGSIPGKVIICKCGASNCRGRLL encoded by the exons AaattttcaatgttgttctggAACAGACATGAGATCGGCACCTTCATTTGCATGTGCTTTTTATGGAGTAAATacagaaaagaagaaaaaacgtaTGATTTGCAAAAAATGTTTTAGTGCTGCATTAGACCATCAAAAg CAATTAGTCGCAGCTTTTGTGGATCACAAACCATTATTGAAATGTGAATTTCCGGATCATACAATGGAAGTAGAAATATCTGACAGTGATGATTCAGATGATGAAAAAAAGAAAGACTTGTATGATGAGG AAAAGTATTTACCTGATGAAATGCTTATTAGTATGGAGGAAATGTTAGACAgtacattaaaaaatattcttacaAAGTATGATGTTGACTATCAAATTAATGAAGCACACAATATATTAAAAGAGCAATTGGATAATATAAATG AAGAAAATGAAGTTTTGGACAGAACTGTTAGAGACTTGATGCGTACTATGGACACATTACGCAATAGTTTATACGATGAGTTCAGACCACAAATTCAGATGCTTCAAGAGCTTCAAATTGACGAT GATAATCAACCTGAGATTCTACCTATTGAACAAGACAATAAACAAGTTATAGCATTGGACTTACCTCCAACTGGACCACTTGTAAGACCACAAATAGATGTGGATGCCATTGTATATATTATGAAGCACCCACTTATGCCATGGATTAAGGGAAAA GTCCAAACTGTAGTTTCAAAAAGTCCCCTACATTGTCGTGTTAAGTTAttgcaaaaaaaatataattcagtTATTAAGTCTGTTTTTGGCAAACAAACTGCACCTGCTATAATTAGCCAGGTGATAATCCCAGTTGGTACACGAGTAGTTGCAGTTTTCCGAGATGTTTCATCTAGTAATTTTTATAGCGGCGTTATAGCTGAACCACCAAAAGCTACAAATAAATATAG GTATTTGGTATTCTTCGATGATGGGTATGCTCAATATGTGGAGCATGGACACATTTATTTAGTTGCTGAATCTTCTTCCAAAGTTTGGGAAGATATACCTAATGAATCTCGAGATTTtgtgaaaaaatacattgataCATATCCTGAAAGACCAATGGTAAAGCTGCAAACAGGACAAGTAGTAAAAACAGAATGGAATGGCAAGTGGTGGATTGCTAGGGTAGTACAAGTTGATGCAAGTTTAGTGCAAATGCATTTTGATGCTGATGGAAGGACAGAATGGATCTATAGAGGTTCTGCCAGATTAGGACCACTGTATCTTGAACTTTTAAAAGCCAATGCTAGGCAACAAGGTCATCATGCATCTGTTAATACACCAAGTCGACATCGACTTCCTGTTATTTCTAAT aaaagcaATTTACCTTACGTGGAATACACATCTAATGTAGAGAATGAAGAAGAAAGAATTTCTCAGGCAGAGAAAGAACAGGCGCCTACAATAAGTGAAAGTACAAGTGTAATTACTTCAATTGCACCACAACAAACACGTGCTGTCGCTAGAAAGAGTACTAGTAAAAAACAAACTATTGTAGATACAAATACGTATAATCCTACTACGGAAACGAAACCTTCGCATAGCATAGTT TATTATCAAACACAAAATAAGATTCAGACAAAGAAATTCGTTTCACATAAATGTGGTCCTCAATGCGTTGAGGGTATATCTTTTACACCTGATGATCTAAGAGGATATTCGCCTCTTTCAATACCATTACTTTGTGGATGGAACCGACAACTTTGTAAATATCCTAAAGGCAAAAAAATTACATTGTATCAAGCACCGTGTGGTGTTAGACTACGAAATATGGAAGAGTTGCATCAGTATCTTCGTAAAACAGGTAGTCCAATGTCTGTTGATCTTTTTGATTTTGATTATTGGGTACATTGTTTAGCGGAGTTCGTCTTAGATAAGTGTTTCATTAATATAAAG GATCTCAGTTATGGTGTAGAAAATGTACCAATACCATGTGTCAATGAATTAGATCACACTCAACCAGATACTATACGATACAGTACACAAAGAGAACCGACGGAAGGCGTAAATCTTAATTTAAATCCGAATTTCTTGTGTAGTTGTGATTGCGTAGATGATTGTGAA gacaaaacAAAGTGTCAGTGTTGGCAATTAACAATACAAGGTGCAACTCTTGGAGGAAGAGTACCTAACACATCTGTTGGTTACGTGTATAAACGTTTACCAGAACCAGTAACTACTGGAATTTACGAATGTAATTCAGGGTGTAAATGTGCCATAAAAACTTGTCTCAATAGAGTAGTGCAACATCCGTTAACATTAAAGTTACAAGTATTCAAAACGGCTCCTCGTGGTTGGGGCATAAGATGTCTAAATGATATTCCTCTTGGATCTTTTATTTGTATATATGCTGGTAGATTACTTACAGAACAG GGAGCTAACGAAGGTGGTAAAAATTATGGAGATGAATATCTTGCTGAATTGGATTATGTTGAAGTAGTAGAAGGAATTAAGGAAGGTTACGAAAGCGATGTTCTTGAGCCAGAAATGCCATTGTCTACTCCAGAAGATAAAAAGAAATCTATTACAAGTGATGATGAAGATAATACGAAAACAAATGGTAATGATTCAGATGAAGACTTTGATATTACTAAATATGTCAATTTTAATGTAGATTCCACGGAACCTTCGTCTATCAG GAAACGGCTTAGGAAACGAAAACGAGATGAACCTAACCATGACGGATCCGAAGAAAATAGCGAAGACGGAAGTAGtactaaaaattctgaaaatctcATGAAACCTTCTATAAATGAAACCCGTCCGAATGATCAAGATACAATCACAATAAGCGATGAAGAAGAAAACAGAAGCGGTAGACGTGAACCAAGTAGATTCGATCCAACAGTAGAACCAGCACAATTAGAAAGACCTACATTTAAGTCAGTAAGAGATTTCTTTGGAGAGGATGAGGCTGTTTATATAATGGATGCTAAAACAACTGGAAATATTGGACGCTATCTAAAT CATTCTTGTGATCCAAACGTTTTCGTTCAAAATGTATTTGTTGACACACATGATGTAAGATTTCCTTGGGTGGCATTTTTTGCTTTAAATTATATTAGAGCAGGTCAAGAATTGACATGGAATTACAGCTATGACGTCGGAAGTATACCGGGTAAAGTTATTATATGCAAATGTGGCGCGTCTAATTGCAGGGGTCGACTTTTGTAA
- the Egg gene encoding SET domain bifurcated histone lysine methyltransferase eggless isoform X1, whose product MEVIELVSDEEAIEDNMKENKSPKTYNSTCINFQCCSGTDMRSAPSFACAFYGVNTEKKKKRMICKKCFSAALDHQKQLVAAFVDHKPLLKCEFPDHTMEVEISDSDDSDDEKKKDLYDEEKYLPDEMLISMEEMLDSTLKNILTKYDVDYQINEAHNILKEQLDNINEENEVLDRTVRDLMRTMDTLRNSLYDEFRPQIQMLQELQIDDVSNDNVSYSLVATKKVTQVRVSPAVLQDNQPEILPIEQDNKQVIALDLPPTGPLVRPQIDVDAIVYIMKHPLMPWIKGKVQTVVSKSPLHCRVKLLQKKYNSVIKSVFGKQTAPAIISQVIIPVGTRVVAVFRDVSSSNFYSGVIAEPPKATNKYRYLVFFDDGYAQYVEHGHIYLVAESSSKVWEDIPNESRDFVKKYIDTYPERPMVKLQTGQVVKTEWNGKWWIARVVQVDASLVQMHFDADGRTEWIYRGSARLGPLYLELLKANARQQGHHASVNTPSRHRLPVISNKSNLPYVEYTSNVENEEERISQAEKEQAPTISESTSVITSIAPQQTRAVARKSTSKKQTIVDTNTYNPTTETKPSHSIVYYQTQNKIQTKKFVSHKCGPQCVEGISFTPDDLRGYSPLSIPLLCGWNRQLCKYPKGKKITLYQAPCGVRLRNMEELHQYLRKTGSPMSVDLFDFDYWVHCLAEFVLDKCFINIKDLSYGVENVPIPCVNELDHTQPDTIRYSTQREPTEGVNLNLNPNFLCSCDCVDDCEDKTKCQCWQLTIQGATLGGRVPNTSVGYVYKRLPEPVTTGIYECNSGCKCAIKTCLNRVVQHPLTLKLQVFKTAPRGWGIRCLNDIPLGSFICIYAGRLLTEQGANEGGKNYGDEYLAELDYVEVVEGIKEGYESDVLEPEMPLSTPEDKKKSITSDDEDNTKTNGNDSDEDFDITKYVNFNVDSTEPSSIRKRLRKRKRDEPNHDGSEENSEDGSSTKNSENLMKPSINETRPNDQDTITISDEEENRSGRREPSRFDPTVEPAQLERPTFKSVRDFFGEDEAVYIMDAKTTGNIGRYLNHSCDPNVFVQNVFVDTHDVRFPWVAFFALNYIRAGQELTWNYSYDVGSIPGKVIICKCGASNCRGRLL is encoded by the exons AaattttcaatgttgttctggAACAGACATGAGATCGGCACCTTCATTTGCATGTGCTTTTTATGGAGTAAATacagaaaagaagaaaaaacgtaTGATTTGCAAAAAATGTTTTAGTGCTGCATTAGACCATCAAAAg CAATTAGTCGCAGCTTTTGTGGATCACAAACCATTATTGAAATGTGAATTTCCGGATCATACAATGGAAGTAGAAATATCTGACAGTGATGATTCAGATGATGAAAAAAAGAAAGACTTGTATGATGAGG AAAAGTATTTACCTGATGAAATGCTTATTAGTATGGAGGAAATGTTAGACAgtacattaaaaaatattcttacaAAGTATGATGTTGACTATCAAATTAATGAAGCACACAATATATTAAAAGAGCAATTGGATAATATAAATG AAGAAAATGAAGTTTTGGACAGAACTGTTAGAGACTTGATGCGTACTATGGACACATTACGCAATAGTTTATACGATGAGTTCAGACCACAAATTCAGATGCTTCAAGAGCTTCAAATTGACGATGTATCTAACGACAATGTTTCTTATTCATTGGTAGCAACAAAAAAAGTTACACAAGTACGAGTCTCACCTGCTGTATTACAGGATAATCAACCTGAGATTCTACCTATTGAACAAGACAATAAACAAGTTATAGCATTGGACTTACCTCCAACTGGACCACTTGTAAGACCACAAATAGATGTGGATGCCATTGTATATATTATGAAGCACCCACTTATGCCATGGATTAAGGGAAAA GTCCAAACTGTAGTTTCAAAAAGTCCCCTACATTGTCGTGTTAAGTTAttgcaaaaaaaatataattcagtTATTAAGTCTGTTTTTGGCAAACAAACTGCACCTGCTATAATTAGCCAGGTGATAATCCCAGTTGGTACACGAGTAGTTGCAGTTTTCCGAGATGTTTCATCTAGTAATTTTTATAGCGGCGTTATAGCTGAACCACCAAAAGCTACAAATAAATATAG GTATTTGGTATTCTTCGATGATGGGTATGCTCAATATGTGGAGCATGGACACATTTATTTAGTTGCTGAATCTTCTTCCAAAGTTTGGGAAGATATACCTAATGAATCTCGAGATTTtgtgaaaaaatacattgataCATATCCTGAAAGACCAATGGTAAAGCTGCAAACAGGACAAGTAGTAAAAACAGAATGGAATGGCAAGTGGTGGATTGCTAGGGTAGTACAAGTTGATGCAAGTTTAGTGCAAATGCATTTTGATGCTGATGGAAGGACAGAATGGATCTATAGAGGTTCTGCCAGATTAGGACCACTGTATCTTGAACTTTTAAAAGCCAATGCTAGGCAACAAGGTCATCATGCATCTGTTAATACACCAAGTCGACATCGACTTCCTGTTATTTCTAAT aaaagcaATTTACCTTACGTGGAATACACATCTAATGTAGAGAATGAAGAAGAAAGAATTTCTCAGGCAGAGAAAGAACAGGCGCCTACAATAAGTGAAAGTACAAGTGTAATTACTTCAATTGCACCACAACAAACACGTGCTGTCGCTAGAAAGAGTACTAGTAAAAAACAAACTATTGTAGATACAAATACGTATAATCCTACTACGGAAACGAAACCTTCGCATAGCATAGTT TATTATCAAACACAAAATAAGATTCAGACAAAGAAATTCGTTTCACATAAATGTGGTCCTCAATGCGTTGAGGGTATATCTTTTACACCTGATGATCTAAGAGGATATTCGCCTCTTTCAATACCATTACTTTGTGGATGGAACCGACAACTTTGTAAATATCCTAAAGGCAAAAAAATTACATTGTATCAAGCACCGTGTGGTGTTAGACTACGAAATATGGAAGAGTTGCATCAGTATCTTCGTAAAACAGGTAGTCCAATGTCTGTTGATCTTTTTGATTTTGATTATTGGGTACATTGTTTAGCGGAGTTCGTCTTAGATAAGTGTTTCATTAATATAAAG GATCTCAGTTATGGTGTAGAAAATGTACCAATACCATGTGTCAATGAATTAGATCACACTCAACCAGATACTATACGATACAGTACACAAAGAGAACCGACGGAAGGCGTAAATCTTAATTTAAATCCGAATTTCTTGTGTAGTTGTGATTGCGTAGATGATTGTGAA gacaaaacAAAGTGTCAGTGTTGGCAATTAACAATACAAGGTGCAACTCTTGGAGGAAGAGTACCTAACACATCTGTTGGTTACGTGTATAAACGTTTACCAGAACCAGTAACTACTGGAATTTACGAATGTAATTCAGGGTGTAAATGTGCCATAAAAACTTGTCTCAATAGAGTAGTGCAACATCCGTTAACATTAAAGTTACAAGTATTCAAAACGGCTCCTCGTGGTTGGGGCATAAGATGTCTAAATGATATTCCTCTTGGATCTTTTATTTGTATATATGCTGGTAGATTACTTACAGAACAG GGAGCTAACGAAGGTGGTAAAAATTATGGAGATGAATATCTTGCTGAATTGGATTATGTTGAAGTAGTAGAAGGAATTAAGGAAGGTTACGAAAGCGATGTTCTTGAGCCAGAAATGCCATTGTCTACTCCAGAAGATAAAAAGAAATCTATTACAAGTGATGATGAAGATAATACGAAAACAAATGGTAATGATTCAGATGAAGACTTTGATATTACTAAATATGTCAATTTTAATGTAGATTCCACGGAACCTTCGTCTATCAG GAAACGGCTTAGGAAACGAAAACGAGATGAACCTAACCATGACGGATCCGAAGAAAATAGCGAAGACGGAAGTAGtactaaaaattctgaaaatctcATGAAACCTTCTATAAATGAAACCCGTCCGAATGATCAAGATACAATCACAATAAGCGATGAAGAAGAAAACAGAAGCGGTAGACGTGAACCAAGTAGATTCGATCCAACAGTAGAACCAGCACAATTAGAAAGACCTACATTTAAGTCAGTAAGAGATTTCTTTGGAGAGGATGAGGCTGTTTATATAATGGATGCTAAAACAACTGGAAATATTGGACGCTATCTAAAT CATTCTTGTGATCCAAACGTTTTCGTTCAAAATGTATTTGTTGACACACATGATGTAAGATTTCCTTGGGTGGCATTTTTTGCTTTAAATTATATTAGAGCAGGTCAAGAATTGACATGGAATTACAGCTATGACGTCGGAAGTATACCGGGTAAAGTTATTATATGCAAATGTGGCGCGTCTAATTGCAGGGGTCGACTTTTGTAA